The region TCTCACTTCATTTCTGGATTGAATCGTAATCATCTTTACGTCAAATTCCAATATGTTACATATTGTAGCTGCGCCTTGAGAAATATTTGCGTAACCAACCAATGCCACCCCATGTTTGATTCCGCGAATAAGGGTGAAAACACGCAGCATATCGTACCCTGTTATATCGATATGTACAACTGGTAACGATACCACCTCCTGAATCATCGAAGCGGTACCCCCACGGCTGATAATTAATTCATACCCTTGCTTTTCGGCTAATTTAGCAACACGAACCCCTTCTTCCAGGTTGGCTATGGTTACATCCAATTCAATCTCATCCGGTACATCCATTTTCTTAGCCGTCTCTGCCAATCCTTGATAAGGTGCAATCAATAGTGTTTTGATCATTCCTTCTCCCTCGCTTGTTGCATATTTCAACACTTTCATTATTACATATAGGGAGAAACATGTCATGTATTAAGGAGCCTGGATAAATTCATTTCCCAGCTTCCCTTTCTGCAGATAATTTTCTTCTAGACTAAGAAAGTCCGCTTTACAAAAAACAATATTAACATCTGATAATGAAAAAGCCCTAAAAAGTGACCTCCCAAAAGAAGGTCACTACCACAGTTTATAACGTTTCACATATTCTCCGGCATGCAGATGATATTATAGTTTTTACCTGAACCTGCTGTATCAGACACTATTAATCCTTACCAATGACCCATTTCCATGAAAAAATCTATCCAAAAAATTCGGTCACAAACACTCCGCGATTCAACGCGTTGCATAAACTTCCTTCACAGAATGCTGGGTTTCCACATACCGCATTTGCTGCCCTTTTCCTCCAATCAGAATCGAGTGCGTTGTGTTATCAGATGTAATGCCTTTTAAATAGAAACAATTTGTTATCCCGGTCGCAACTAAAAAACAATTTTCGGATTTCACCAGATCGTTATGTTTCAATGTCATTTCCGGAATTTCTAACCCCATACTTTTACACCGTTCCATTTCCACATCATTTCTTGGTCTTAATTTTGCCTGCATTTCACCGCCAAGTGATTTCACGGCAACAGCTCCCAGCACACCTTCAGGAGCTCCACCGATTCCAAGAAACAGATCCATATCCAAACGGTTCATACATGTTGATATGGTGTAAATAACATCGCCATCTTTAAATAAATGCACTTTGGCCCCTGATTGCCGAATCGTATCGATATAGTCTTGATGACGGGGTCTGTCTTGAACGAGAATATTTAATTCATGGACTTTTTTGCCTTTTGCTTCTGCCACAGCTTCCAGATTTTCACTGATGGGGGCATCAATATTGATTTTCCCTTTTGCCTTGCTGCCGACAGCAAGTTTCTCCATATACATATCAGGTGCGTGAAGCAAACTGCCCTTAGGTGCAACTGCAATTACGGTCATGGCATTATTCTGGCCGTTAGCCGTCGGGGTTGTTCCCTCTATCGGGTCAACTGCAATATCTAATTCCGGCCCCACCCCATTACCAACCGCTTCCCCAATATGAAGCATTGGGGCATCGTCAATTTCACCTTCTCCGATGACGATTCTTCCCTTCATGTTTAAACCATTGAGCTGTTCACGCATTACTTTCGTAGCAATCTCATCTGCAGCATGTTTATCCCCTCTGCCAACCCATCGTTTTGCTGCAAGC is a window of Virgibacillus ihumii DNA encoding:
- the glpX gene encoding class II fructose-bisphosphatase; translation: MESLVLDFLNVTESAALAAKRWVGRGDKHAADEIATKVMREQLNGLNMKGRIVIGEGEIDDAPMLHIGEAVGNGVGPELDIAVDPIEGTTPTANGQNNAMTVIAVAPKGSLLHAPDMYMEKLAVGSKAKGKINIDAPISENLEAVAEAKGKKVHELNILVQDRPRHQDYIDTIRQSGAKVHLFKDGDVIYTISTCMNRLDMDLFLGIGGAPEGVLGAVAVKSLGGEMQAKLRPRNDVEMERCKSMGLEIPEMTLKHNDLVKSENCFLVATGITNCFYLKGITSDNTTHSILIGGKGQQMRYVETQHSVKEVYATR